The following are encoded together in the Neofelis nebulosa isolate mNeoNeb1 chromosome 9, mNeoNeb1.pri, whole genome shotgun sequence genome:
- the COLEC11 gene encoding collectin-11 isoform X9, giving the protein MFPQNALCKRLSGHATVTRNQFLPVLEAGRPDPAASGDMGDKGQKGSVGRHGKIGPIGSKGEKGDSGDIGPPGPNGEPGIPCECSQLRKAIGETDNQVSQLTAELKFIKNALPPPAAVAGVRETDSKIYLLVKEEKRYVDAQLSCQGRGGTLGMPKDEAANGLMAAYIAQAGLARVFIGINDLEREGTFVYSDRSPMQTFNKWRSGEPNNAYDEEDCVEMVASGGWNDVACHVTMHFLCEFDKEHV; this is encoded by the exons ATGTTTCCGCAGAATGCTCTTTGCAAGAGGCTGAGTGGACACGCCACAGTCACCAGGAATCAATTCCTCCCGGTGCTGGAGGCTGGACGTCCAGATCCGGCTGCCTCTG GAGACATGGGTGACAAAGGACAGAAGGGCAGTGTGGGTCGCCATGGAAAAATTGGTCCCATTGGTTCTAAAG GTGAAAAAGGAGATTCTGGTGACATAGGGCCCCCCGGCCCTAATGGAGAACCAG GCATCCCGTGTGAGTGCAGCCAGCTGAGGAAGGCCATCGGGGAGACGGACAACCAGGTCAGCCAGCTGACGGCGGAGCTGAAATTCATAAAAAATG CACTGCCCCCCCCCGCAGCTGTCGCCGGCGTGCGCGAGACCGACAGCAAGATCTACCTGCTGGTGAAGGAGGAGAAGCGCTACGTGGACGCGCAGCTGTCGTGCCAGGGCCGCGGGGGCACGCTGGGCATGCCCAAGGACGAGGCGGCCAACGGGCTGATGGCCGCCTACATCGCGCAGGCCGGCCTGGCCCGCGTCTTCATCGGCATCAACGACCTGGAGAGGGAGGGCACGTTCGTGTACTCGGACCGCTCGCCCATGCAGACCTTCAACAAGTGGCGCAGCGGCGAGCCCAACAACGCGTACGACGAGGAGGACTGCGTGGAGATGGTGGCCTCGGGCGGCTGGAACGACGTGGCCTGCCACGTCACCATGCACTTCCTGTGCGAGTTCGACAAGGAGCACGTGTGA
- the COLEC11 gene encoding collectin-11 isoform X5: protein MPDRRGTKVHPDGPEESAPRERKLSPTHSSNRCSDRRFMHTGSEKVSHTKITQRLLLIFRDMGDKGQKGSVGRHGKIGPIGSKGEKGDSGDIGPPGPNGEPGIPCECSQLRKAIGETDNQVSQLTAELKFIKNALPPPAAVAGVRETDSKIYLLVKEEKRYVDAQLSCQGRGGTLGMPKDEAANGLMAAYIAQAGLARVFIGINDLEREGTFVYSDRSPMQTFNKWRSGEPNNAYDEEDCVEMVASGGWNDVACHVTMHFLCEFDKEHV from the exons ATGCCGGACAGAAGGGGGACAAAGGTGCACCCGGACGGCCCGGAAGAGTCGGCCCCACGGGAGAGAAAG CTCTCTCCAACGCACAGCAGTAACAGGTGCTCTGATAGAAGGTTTATGCATACCGGAAGTGAGAAAGTCAGCCATACTAAAATCACCCAGAGACTGCTACTTATTTTCA GAGACATGGGTGACAAAGGACAGAAGGGCAGTGTGGGTCGCCATGGAAAAATTGGTCCCATTGGTTCTAAAG GTGAAAAAGGAGATTCTGGTGACATAGGGCCCCCCGGCCCTAATGGAGAACCAG GCATCCCGTGTGAGTGCAGCCAGCTGAGGAAGGCCATCGGGGAGACGGACAACCAGGTCAGCCAGCTGACGGCGGAGCTGAAATTCATAAAAAATG CACTGCCCCCCCCCGCAGCTGTCGCCGGCGTGCGCGAGACCGACAGCAAGATCTACCTGCTGGTGAAGGAGGAGAAGCGCTACGTGGACGCGCAGCTGTCGTGCCAGGGCCGCGGGGGCACGCTGGGCATGCCCAAGGACGAGGCGGCCAACGGGCTGATGGCCGCCTACATCGCGCAGGCCGGCCTGGCCCGCGTCTTCATCGGCATCAACGACCTGGAGAGGGAGGGCACGTTCGTGTACTCGGACCGCTCGCCCATGCAGACCTTCAACAAGTGGCGCAGCGGCGAGCCCAACAACGCGTACGACGAGGAGGACTGCGTGGAGATGGTGGCCTCGGGCGGCTGGAACGACGTGGCCTGCCACGTCACCATGCACTTCCTGTGCGAGTTCGACAAGGAGCACGTGTGA
- the COLEC11 gene encoding collectin-11 isoform X10, which yields MRRGLALLGLAFLWLLPSGRPQQTAEDACSLHILVPGLKGDAGQKGDKGAPGRPGRVGPTGEKGEKGDSGDIGPPGPNGEPGIPCECSQLRKAIGETDNQVSQLTAELKFIKNAVAGVRETDSKIYLLVKEEKRYVDAQLSCQGRGGTLGMPKDEAANGLMAAYIAQAGLARVFIGINDLEREGTFVYSDRSPMQTFNKWRSGEPNNAYDEEDCVEMVASGGWNDVACHVTMHFLCEFDKEHV from the exons ATGAGGAGGGGCCTGGCTCTCCTCGGCCTGGCCTTCCTGTGGCTGCTCCCATCTGGGCGTCCTCAGCAGACGGCGGAAGATGCCTGTTCCCTGCACATCCTCGTCCCGGGCCTCAAAG GGGATGCCGGACAGAAGGGGGACAAAGGTGCACCCGGACGGCCCGGAAGAGTCGGCCCCACGGGAGAGAAAG GTGAAAAAGGAGATTCTGGTGACATAGGGCCCCCCGGCCCTAATGGAGAACCAG GCATCCCGTGTGAGTGCAGCCAGCTGAGGAAGGCCATCGGGGAGACGGACAACCAGGTCAGCCAGCTGACGGCGGAGCTGAAATTCATAAAAAATG CTGTCGCCGGCGTGCGCGAGACCGACAGCAAGATCTACCTGCTGGTGAAGGAGGAGAAGCGCTACGTGGACGCGCAGCTGTCGTGCCAGGGCCGCGGGGGCACGCTGGGCATGCCCAAGGACGAGGCGGCCAACGGGCTGATGGCCGCCTACATCGCGCAGGCCGGCCTGGCCCGCGTCTTCATCGGCATCAACGACCTGGAGAGGGAGGGCACGTTCGTGTACTCGGACCGCTCGCCCATGCAGACCTTCAACAAGTGGCGCAGCGGCGAGCCCAACAACGCGTACGACGAGGAGGACTGCGTGGAGATGGTGGCCTCGGGCGGCTGGAACGACGTGGCCTGCCACGTCACCATGCACTTCCTGTGCGAGTTCGACAAGGAGCACGTGTGA
- the COLEC11 gene encoding collectin-11 isoform X2, with amino-acid sequence MPVPCTSSSRASKGMPDRRGTKVHPDGPEESAPRERKLSPTHSSNRCSDRRFMHTGSEKVSHTKITQRLLLIFRDMGDKGQKGSVGRHGKIGPIGSKGEKGDSGDIGPPGPNGEPGIPCECSQLRKAIGETDNQVSQLTAELKFIKNAVAGVRETDSKIYLLVKEEKRYVDAQLSCQGRGGTLGMPKDEAANGLMAAYIAQAGLARVFIGINDLEREGTFVYSDRSPMQTFNKWRSGEPNNAYDEEDCVEMVASGGWNDVACHVTMHFLCEFDKEHV; translated from the exons ATGCCTGTTCCCTGCACATCCTCGTCCCGGGCCTCAAAG GGGATGCCGGACAGAAGGGGGACAAAGGTGCACCCGGACGGCCCGGAAGAGTCGGCCCCACGGGAGAGAAAG CTCTCTCCAACGCACAGCAGTAACAGGTGCTCTGATAGAAGGTTTATGCATACCGGAAGTGAGAAAGTCAGCCATACTAAAATCACCCAGAGACTGCTACTTATTTTCA GAGACATGGGTGACAAAGGACAGAAGGGCAGTGTGGGTCGCCATGGAAAAATTGGTCCCATTGGTTCTAAAG GTGAAAAAGGAGATTCTGGTGACATAGGGCCCCCCGGCCCTAATGGAGAACCAG GCATCCCGTGTGAGTGCAGCCAGCTGAGGAAGGCCATCGGGGAGACGGACAACCAGGTCAGCCAGCTGACGGCGGAGCTGAAATTCATAAAAAATG CTGTCGCCGGCGTGCGCGAGACCGACAGCAAGATCTACCTGCTGGTGAAGGAGGAGAAGCGCTACGTGGACGCGCAGCTGTCGTGCCAGGGCCGCGGGGGCACGCTGGGCATGCCCAAGGACGAGGCGGCCAACGGGCTGATGGCCGCCTACATCGCGCAGGCCGGCCTGGCCCGCGTCTTCATCGGCATCAACGACCTGGAGAGGGAGGGCACGTTCGTGTACTCGGACCGCTCGCCCATGCAGACCTTCAACAAGTGGCGCAGCGGCGAGCCCAACAACGCGTACGACGAGGAGGACTGCGTGGAGATGGTGGCCTCGGGCGGCTGGAACGACGTGGCCTGCCACGTCACCATGCACTTCCTGTGCGAGTTCGACAAGGAGCACGTGTGA
- the COLEC11 gene encoding collectin-11 isoform X8 produces the protein MRRGLALLGLAFLWLLPSGRPQQTAEDACSLHILVPGLKGDAGQKGDKGAPGRPGRVGPTGEKGEKGDSGDIGPPGPNGEPGIPCECSQLRKAIGETDNQVSQLTAELKFIKNALPPPAAVAGVRETDSKIYLLVKEEKRYVDAQLSCQGRGGTLGMPKDEAANGLMAAYIAQAGLARVFIGINDLEREGTFVYSDRSPMQTFNKWRSGEPNNAYDEEDCVEMVASGGWNDVACHVTMHFLCEFDKEHV, from the exons ATGAGGAGGGGCCTGGCTCTCCTCGGCCTGGCCTTCCTGTGGCTGCTCCCATCTGGGCGTCCTCAGCAGACGGCGGAAGATGCCTGTTCCCTGCACATCCTCGTCCCGGGCCTCAAAG GGGATGCCGGACAGAAGGGGGACAAAGGTGCACCCGGACGGCCCGGAAGAGTCGGCCCCACGGGAGAGAAAG GTGAAAAAGGAGATTCTGGTGACATAGGGCCCCCCGGCCCTAATGGAGAACCAG GCATCCCGTGTGAGTGCAGCCAGCTGAGGAAGGCCATCGGGGAGACGGACAACCAGGTCAGCCAGCTGACGGCGGAGCTGAAATTCATAAAAAATG CACTGCCCCCCCCCGCAGCTGTCGCCGGCGTGCGCGAGACCGACAGCAAGATCTACCTGCTGGTGAAGGAGGAGAAGCGCTACGTGGACGCGCAGCTGTCGTGCCAGGGCCGCGGGGGCACGCTGGGCATGCCCAAGGACGAGGCGGCCAACGGGCTGATGGCCGCCTACATCGCGCAGGCCGGCCTGGCCCGCGTCTTCATCGGCATCAACGACCTGGAGAGGGAGGGCACGTTCGTGTACTCGGACCGCTCGCCCATGCAGACCTTCAACAAGTGGCGCAGCGGCGAGCCCAACAACGCGTACGACGAGGAGGACTGCGTGGAGATGGTGGCCTCGGGCGGCTGGAACGACGTGGCCTGCCACGTCACCATGCACTTCCTGTGCGAGTTCGACAAGGAGCACGTGTGA
- the COLEC11 gene encoding collectin-11 isoform X1, with amino-acid sequence MPVPCTSSSRASKGMPDRRGTKVHPDGPEESAPRERKLSPTHSSNRCSDRRFMHTGSEKVSHTKITQRLLLIFRDMGDKGQKGSVGRHGKIGPIGSKGEKGDSGDIGPPGPNGEPGIPCECSQLRKAIGETDNQVSQLTAELKFIKNALPPPAAVAGVRETDSKIYLLVKEEKRYVDAQLSCQGRGGTLGMPKDEAANGLMAAYIAQAGLARVFIGINDLEREGTFVYSDRSPMQTFNKWRSGEPNNAYDEEDCVEMVASGGWNDVACHVTMHFLCEFDKEHV; translated from the exons ATGCCTGTTCCCTGCACATCCTCGTCCCGGGCCTCAAAG GGGATGCCGGACAGAAGGGGGACAAAGGTGCACCCGGACGGCCCGGAAGAGTCGGCCCCACGGGAGAGAAAG CTCTCTCCAACGCACAGCAGTAACAGGTGCTCTGATAGAAGGTTTATGCATACCGGAAGTGAGAAAGTCAGCCATACTAAAATCACCCAGAGACTGCTACTTATTTTCA GAGACATGGGTGACAAAGGACAGAAGGGCAGTGTGGGTCGCCATGGAAAAATTGGTCCCATTGGTTCTAAAG GTGAAAAAGGAGATTCTGGTGACATAGGGCCCCCCGGCCCTAATGGAGAACCAG GCATCCCGTGTGAGTGCAGCCAGCTGAGGAAGGCCATCGGGGAGACGGACAACCAGGTCAGCCAGCTGACGGCGGAGCTGAAATTCATAAAAAATG CACTGCCCCCCCCCGCAGCTGTCGCCGGCGTGCGCGAGACCGACAGCAAGATCTACCTGCTGGTGAAGGAGGAGAAGCGCTACGTGGACGCGCAGCTGTCGTGCCAGGGCCGCGGGGGCACGCTGGGCATGCCCAAGGACGAGGCGGCCAACGGGCTGATGGCCGCCTACATCGCGCAGGCCGGCCTGGCCCGCGTCTTCATCGGCATCAACGACCTGGAGAGGGAGGGCACGTTCGTGTACTCGGACCGCTCGCCCATGCAGACCTTCAACAAGTGGCGCAGCGGCGAGCCCAACAACGCGTACGACGAGGAGGACTGCGTGGAGATGGTGGCCTCGGGCGGCTGGAACGACGTGGCCTGCCACGTCACCATGCACTTCCTGTGCGAGTTCGACAAGGAGCACGTGTGA
- the COLEC11 gene encoding collectin-11 isoform X4, giving the protein MRRGLALLGLAFLWLLPSGRPQQTAEDACSLHILVPGLKGDAGQKGDKGAPGRPGRVGPTGEKGDMGDKGQKGSVGRHGKIGPIGSKGEKGDSGDIGPPGPNGEPGIPCECSQLRKAIGETDNQVSQLTAELKFIKNALPPPAAVAGVRETDSKIYLLVKEEKRYVDAQLSCQGRGGTLGMPKDEAANGLMAAYIAQAGLARVFIGINDLEREGTFVYSDRSPMQTFNKWRSGEPNNAYDEEDCVEMVASGGWNDVACHVTMHFLCEFDKEHV; this is encoded by the exons ATGAGGAGGGGCCTGGCTCTCCTCGGCCTGGCCTTCCTGTGGCTGCTCCCATCTGGGCGTCCTCAGCAGACGGCGGAAGATGCCTGTTCCCTGCACATCCTCGTCCCGGGCCTCAAAG GGGATGCCGGACAGAAGGGGGACAAAGGTGCACCCGGACGGCCCGGAAGAGTCGGCCCCACGGGAGAGAAAG GAGACATGGGTGACAAAGGACAGAAGGGCAGTGTGGGTCGCCATGGAAAAATTGGTCCCATTGGTTCTAAAG GTGAAAAAGGAGATTCTGGTGACATAGGGCCCCCCGGCCCTAATGGAGAACCAG GCATCCCGTGTGAGTGCAGCCAGCTGAGGAAGGCCATCGGGGAGACGGACAACCAGGTCAGCCAGCTGACGGCGGAGCTGAAATTCATAAAAAATG CACTGCCCCCCCCCGCAGCTGTCGCCGGCGTGCGCGAGACCGACAGCAAGATCTACCTGCTGGTGAAGGAGGAGAAGCGCTACGTGGACGCGCAGCTGTCGTGCCAGGGCCGCGGGGGCACGCTGGGCATGCCCAAGGACGAGGCGGCCAACGGGCTGATGGCCGCCTACATCGCGCAGGCCGGCCTGGCCCGCGTCTTCATCGGCATCAACGACCTGGAGAGGGAGGGCACGTTCGTGTACTCGGACCGCTCGCCCATGCAGACCTTCAACAAGTGGCGCAGCGGCGAGCCCAACAACGCGTACGACGAGGAGGACTGCGTGGAGATGGTGGCCTCGGGCGGCTGGAACGACGTGGCCTGCCACGTCACCATGCACTTCCTGTGCGAGTTCGACAAGGAGCACGTGTGA
- the COLEC11 gene encoding collectin-11 isoform X7, translated as MCSHRRNTAPIRRTSHIKMAGMWHEVPASGEKRRLVRELGVQTGESGDAGQKGDKGAPGRPGRVGPTGEKGEKGDSGDIGPPGPNGEPGIPCECSQLRKAIGETDNQVSQLTAELKFIKNAVAGVRETDSKIYLLVKEEKRYVDAQLSCQGRGGTLGMPKDEAANGLMAAYIAQAGLARVFIGINDLEREGTFVYSDRSPMQTFNKWRSGEPNNAYDEEDCVEMVASGGWNDVACHVTMHFLCEFDKEHV; from the exons ATGTGCTCTCATAGGAGGAACACCGCCCCGATTAGGCGGACGAGCCATATAAAAATGGCTGGGATGTGGCACGAGGTCCCAGCCTCTGGAGAGAAGAGGCGGCTGGTGAGGGAACTGGGGGTGCAAACTGGAGAGTCAG GGGATGCCGGACAGAAGGGGGACAAAGGTGCACCCGGACGGCCCGGAAGAGTCGGCCCCACGGGAGAGAAAG GTGAAAAAGGAGATTCTGGTGACATAGGGCCCCCCGGCCCTAATGGAGAACCAG GCATCCCGTGTGAGTGCAGCCAGCTGAGGAAGGCCATCGGGGAGACGGACAACCAGGTCAGCCAGCTGACGGCGGAGCTGAAATTCATAAAAAATG CTGTCGCCGGCGTGCGCGAGACCGACAGCAAGATCTACCTGCTGGTGAAGGAGGAGAAGCGCTACGTGGACGCGCAGCTGTCGTGCCAGGGCCGCGGGGGCACGCTGGGCATGCCCAAGGACGAGGCGGCCAACGGGCTGATGGCCGCCTACATCGCGCAGGCCGGCCTGGCCCGCGTCTTCATCGGCATCAACGACCTGGAGAGGGAGGGCACGTTCGTGTACTCGGACCGCTCGCCCATGCAGACCTTCAACAAGTGGCGCAGCGGCGAGCCCAACAACGCGTACGACGAGGAGGACTGCGTGGAGATGGTGGCCTCGGGCGGCTGGAACGACGTGGCCTGCCACGTCACCATGCACTTCCTGTGCGAGTTCGACAAGGAGCACGTGTGA
- the COLEC11 gene encoding collectin-11 isoform X3, with translation MCSHRRNTAPIRRTSHIKMAGMWHEVPASGEKRRLVRELGVQTGESGDAGQKGDKGAPGRPGRVGPTGEKGDMGDKGQKGSVGRHGKIGPIGSKGEKGDSGDIGPPGPNGEPGIPCECSQLRKAIGETDNQVSQLTAELKFIKNAVAGVRETDSKIYLLVKEEKRYVDAQLSCQGRGGTLGMPKDEAANGLMAAYIAQAGLARVFIGINDLEREGTFVYSDRSPMQTFNKWRSGEPNNAYDEEDCVEMVASGGWNDVACHVTMHFLCEFDKEHV, from the exons ATGTGCTCTCATAGGAGGAACACCGCCCCGATTAGGCGGACGAGCCATATAAAAATGGCTGGGATGTGGCACGAGGTCCCAGCCTCTGGAGAGAAGAGGCGGCTGGTGAGGGAACTGGGGGTGCAAACTGGAGAGTCAG GGGATGCCGGACAGAAGGGGGACAAAGGTGCACCCGGACGGCCCGGAAGAGTCGGCCCCACGGGAGAGAAAG GAGACATGGGTGACAAAGGACAGAAGGGCAGTGTGGGTCGCCATGGAAAAATTGGTCCCATTGGTTCTAAAG GTGAAAAAGGAGATTCTGGTGACATAGGGCCCCCCGGCCCTAATGGAGAACCAG GCATCCCGTGTGAGTGCAGCCAGCTGAGGAAGGCCATCGGGGAGACGGACAACCAGGTCAGCCAGCTGACGGCGGAGCTGAAATTCATAAAAAATG CTGTCGCCGGCGTGCGCGAGACCGACAGCAAGATCTACCTGCTGGTGAAGGAGGAGAAGCGCTACGTGGACGCGCAGCTGTCGTGCCAGGGCCGCGGGGGCACGCTGGGCATGCCCAAGGACGAGGCGGCCAACGGGCTGATGGCCGCCTACATCGCGCAGGCCGGCCTGGCCCGCGTCTTCATCGGCATCAACGACCTGGAGAGGGAGGGCACGTTCGTGTACTCGGACCGCTCGCCCATGCAGACCTTCAACAAGTGGCGCAGCGGCGAGCCCAACAACGCGTACGACGAGGAGGACTGCGTGGAGATGGTGGCCTCGGGCGGCTGGAACGACGTGGCCTGCCACGTCACCATGCACTTCCTGTGCGAGTTCGACAAGGAGCACGTGTGA
- the COLEC11 gene encoding collectin-11 isoform X6, with protein sequence MRRGLALLGLAFLWLLPSGRPQQTAEDACSLHILVPGLKGDAGQKGDKGAPGRPGRVGPTGEKGDMGDKGQKGSVGRHGKIGPIGSKGEKGDSGDIGPPGPNGEPGIPCECSQLRKAIGETDNQVSQLTAELKFIKNAVAGVRETDSKIYLLVKEEKRYVDAQLSCQGRGGTLGMPKDEAANGLMAAYIAQAGLARVFIGINDLEREGTFVYSDRSPMQTFNKWRSGEPNNAYDEEDCVEMVASGGWNDVACHVTMHFLCEFDKEHV encoded by the exons ATGAGGAGGGGCCTGGCTCTCCTCGGCCTGGCCTTCCTGTGGCTGCTCCCATCTGGGCGTCCTCAGCAGACGGCGGAAGATGCCTGTTCCCTGCACATCCTCGTCCCGGGCCTCAAAG GGGATGCCGGACAGAAGGGGGACAAAGGTGCACCCGGACGGCCCGGAAGAGTCGGCCCCACGGGAGAGAAAG GAGACATGGGTGACAAAGGACAGAAGGGCAGTGTGGGTCGCCATGGAAAAATTGGTCCCATTGGTTCTAAAG GTGAAAAAGGAGATTCTGGTGACATAGGGCCCCCCGGCCCTAATGGAGAACCAG GCATCCCGTGTGAGTGCAGCCAGCTGAGGAAGGCCATCGGGGAGACGGACAACCAGGTCAGCCAGCTGACGGCGGAGCTGAAATTCATAAAAAATG CTGTCGCCGGCGTGCGCGAGACCGACAGCAAGATCTACCTGCTGGTGAAGGAGGAGAAGCGCTACGTGGACGCGCAGCTGTCGTGCCAGGGCCGCGGGGGCACGCTGGGCATGCCCAAGGACGAGGCGGCCAACGGGCTGATGGCCGCCTACATCGCGCAGGCCGGCCTGGCCCGCGTCTTCATCGGCATCAACGACCTGGAGAGGGAGGGCACGTTCGTGTACTCGGACCGCTCGCCCATGCAGACCTTCAACAAGTGGCGCAGCGGCGAGCCCAACAACGCGTACGACGAGGAGGACTGCGTGGAGATGGTGGCCTCGGGCGGCTGGAACGACGTGGCCTGCCACGTCACCATGCACTTCCTGTGCGAGTTCGACAAGGAGCACGTGTGA